AGTTTCATTGGGTTTTAATTCAGTATCAATACTGTATGTAGAAAAGTAGGGATAAGATACTCTGCTAGATGATATGCCATTTTTTTTAATCCCAGCTTCAATAAGAATGGTTTGGTTACCAGTCTTCAAAGTTGGAAAAGAAGCGGGTAGAGGATATACCCCTTGAAATTCATCGTCGATATAAATCCAGGCATCTGTAATATTTTGGGTGTGATCTCCATCAAGAGAAAAAGTATCTATTTCAATAATAGCTGGTATACTTTCATCAGTGTTTATGATTTCACATCCACATAAAATAACAATCAAAAAAGAATAAAATAGTTTCATTGTTTTTAGGTTAAACGTTAATTGTGAAAAAGTATTACACTAAATTCATTTGATGACTATCTTTCATCTTTTCAAGAATCGTTTCAGCAAGTTCCAAGGCACGTAATCCATCATTTATGGTAACGACTGGCTCCTTACCAAAAAGTACAACTTCATGAAAACTTTCTAGTTCATCTTTTATGGCGTTAGTTTCTTCTACCTCTGGATTTTCAAAGTAAATTTGTTTTTTTCTTTTTCCTTTTCCTAGGTCAAGCACTATTGCTAAAGGGTCAATCTTTTCAGAAGGTTTTAAGTTTTTCAATCGGATAACTTCTGTTTTCTTTTCTAATAAATCAATTGAAATATAGGCGTCTTTTTGAAAGACTCTTGTCTTACGCATGTTTTTTAAGGACATACGACTAGCAGTTAGATTACAAACGCATCCGTTATTAAACTCAATCCTAGCATTGGCAATATCTGGAGTGTCGCTGATAACAGCTACTCCTGATGCACTGATATTTTTAATAGAAGATTTTACAATTTTTAGGATGATATCTAAATCATGAATCATTAAAT
Above is a genomic segment from Flavobacteriales bacterium containing:
- a CDS encoding Gfo/Idh/MocA family oxidoreductase encodes the protein MIKIGVIGAGHLGKTHLKLLLELKDKYEVVGFYDPDRENAKIVNRTFRVKSFKTIDQLIYESDVVDIVSPTVSHFECASKAIKSNKHVFIEKPLTHTVLEAETLTKLSREAGVKVQVGHVERFNPAFKKAADFIDQPLFIETHRLSEFNPRGTDVSVVLDLMIHDLDIILKIVKSSIKNISASGVAVISDTPDIANARIEFNNGCVCNLTASRMSLKNMRKTRVFQKDAYISIDLLEKKTEVIRLKNLKPSEKIDPLAIVLDLGKGKRKKQIYFENPEVEETNAIKDELESFHEVVLFGKEPVVTINDGLRALELAETILEKMKDSHQMNLV